One segment of Halomonas sp. TD01 DNA contains the following:
- a CDS encoding TRAP transporter large permease codes for MSAELLTLVMFGGLLVGLFMGHPLAFVLGGMAVIGAYLGPGINTLGIIINNVYGNAMDNYVLVAIPLFILMARFLNDSGVTEKMFDAMRLLLANLRGGLALTVVVVSVLLAATTGIVGASIAVMGMIALVPMLKYGYNKELSAGVIMASGCLGILIPPSIMLILMASYSPVSVGALFAGALVPGLMLGMMYALYVLVICWLKPSYGPKVPAEERAEVSTKQLLIMLGKYVVPPMSLILGVLGALFTGVATATEASAIGVFIAFLLFLIFGDRKLSTCYNTLIEAGKTTTMVMLVLVGATAFTGVFSIGGGMTVISDFVLAVPGGTVGALLLMLFLVFILGMFLDWTGIVLLSFPIMLPIISQMGVDILWFVVMVAVVLQTSFLTPPFGYALFYLKGVAPPGVEIVDLYKAVVPFVAIIIFACILMALFPSLITGLPSLMVGYQ; via the coding sequence ATGAGTGCAGAACTACTGACGCTGGTGATGTTTGGCGGACTTTTAGTTGGCCTGTTTATGGGTCATCCGCTTGCTTTTGTATTGGGTGGCATGGCAGTCATCGGTGCTTATTTAGGGCCTGGCATTAACACCCTGGGTATCATCATTAACAACGTCTATGGCAACGCTATGGACAACTACGTACTAGTGGCTATACCACTGTTTATTCTGATGGCGCGCTTCCTTAACGACTCAGGCGTCACCGAAAAAATGTTTGATGCCATGCGGTTGCTGCTGGCGAACCTCCGCGGTGGATTAGCGCTTACCGTGGTTGTTGTATCTGTCTTACTTGCAGCTACCACCGGTATTGTCGGCGCGTCTATTGCCGTTATGGGTATGATTGCCCTAGTGCCGATGCTGAAATATGGCTATAACAAAGAGTTGAGCGCAGGCGTCATCATGGCCAGCGGCTGCTTGGGCATTTTAATTCCCCCCAGCATTATGTTGATTTTGATGGCGAGCTACTCGCCGGTCTCGGTGGGCGCACTCTTTGCTGGTGCATTAGTACCCGGCCTGATGTTGGGGATGATGTATGCCCTCTACGTGCTGGTGATCTGCTGGCTCAAACCTAGCTACGGCCCTAAAGTACCGGCAGAAGAGCGCGCTGAAGTCAGCACAAAACAACTTCTGATCATGCTGGGCAAGTATGTTGTTCCGCCAATGTCGTTAATTCTCGGCGTACTGGGGGCACTGTTTACCGGAGTAGCAACGGCCACTGAAGCATCTGCTATTGGTGTGTTTATCGCCTTCCTGCTTTTTTTGATCTTCGGCGACCGCAAGCTATCAACCTGTTACAACACGCTGATTGAAGCTGGCAAAACCACAACGATGGTCATGTTAGTGCTTGTCGGGGCGACGGCGTTTACCGGGGTATTCTCGATTGGCGGTGGAATGACCGTAATCAGCGACTTCGTGCTAGCGGTTCCAGGCGGTACTGTCGGTGCCCTGCTACTAATGTTGTTCCTGGTATTTATCCTCGGAATGTTCCTCGATTGGACCGGCATTGTGCTGCTTAGCTTCCCTATTATGCTGCCAATTATCTCGCAGATGGGCGTGGACATACTGTGGTTCGTCGTCATGGTGGCGGTAGTACTGCAAACCTCCTTCTTAACGCCGCCCTTTGGCTATGCGCTGTTCTATCTGAAAGGAGTGGCGCCACCGGGGGTCGAGATTGTTGATTTATATAAAGCCGTCGTGCCATTTGTGGCCATTATCATTTTCGCCTGCATACTGATGGCGCTTTTCCCCAGCTTGATTACGGGACTACCAAGTTTGATGGTGGGCTATCAGTGA
- a CDS encoding TRAP transporter small permease subunit, whose protein sequence is MNAIAKAIDAINELLGRIIAPLIAIITLIVLYDIVSRFFFGRPSDWAFDVTKMLFGAHFMLMAAYGLRHHAHVEVDVIKRLLSRKKQAVLDLLGYLIFFVPFIWLLLTYGWRFFERSFSRGETTYGMVSIPVYPVKGVIVVAAVLILLQAVAIVLRAIMQLREEKSA, encoded by the coding sequence ATGAATGCGATTGCCAAGGCGATCGATGCAATTAACGAGCTGCTGGGCCGCATCATCGCACCGTTAATTGCCATCATTACTCTTATAGTGCTTTACGACATCGTGTCGCGCTTCTTCTTTGGCCGCCCTAGCGACTGGGCATTTGATGTCACCAAAATGTTGTTTGGCGCCCACTTTATGCTGATGGCCGCCTATGGATTACGCCACCATGCCCATGTGGAAGTCGACGTTATTAAACGCCTGCTATCACGTAAAAAGCAGGCCGTACTAGACCTGCTCGGCTACTTGATCTTCTTTGTGCCTTTCATTTGGCTGTTATTGACTTACGGATGGCGTTTTTTTGAGCGCTCGTTCAGTCGTGGCGAAACGACCTACGGCATGGTCTCAATCCCTGTGTATCCGGTGAAAGGCGTTATCGTAGTCGCTGCAGTGCTTATTCTGTTGCAGGCGGTTGCTATCGTTCTGCGCGCCATTATGCAACTGCGTGAGGAGAAATCCGCATGA
- the dctP gene encoding TRAP transporter substrate-binding protein DctP encodes MKKMTKFALTSLAAGVAFAALTSTAQAQEQWTMTTTWPENLDLIKIDQHWADLVNQLAGDEVQINFRAGGTLMPGTEVFDATETGAIQASGDWPGYWAGLNPAFSPLATTTSLFNGVDYLNWIQQWGGFELYQEIYGQYNMVYLPYGITNNESGFMGRTPIESLADLEGKRLRLSGRDQGRVLEELGGSQVTLAGGEVYQAIERGVIDAGEFSTPGVDFNAGFAEVADYWATPGWHQSASVFGVMINKDSWDALSEETQAKLRTAAEATMAWSLSWSERESTDATRKFIDAGVTINQFSEEDLARIQEITNEVIVRGACEHPDHAKVYHSMITYLEDYAAWRDVTAPFNMSRTMDNLPSLEEIEACL; translated from the coding sequence ATGAAAAAGATGACTAAATTCGCACTAACCAGCCTCGCCGCTGGTGTCGCTTTCGCCGCACTCACCTCTACCGCCCAAGCGCAAGAACAGTGGACAATGACCACTACCTGGCCCGAGAACCTTGACCTGATTAAGATTGATCAGCACTGGGCAGACCTTGTAAACCAACTCGCAGGTGACGAAGTACAAATTAACTTCCGGGCAGGTGGCACGTTAATGCCTGGCACTGAAGTGTTCGACGCTACCGAAACCGGTGCCATCCAAGCTTCTGGCGATTGGCCAGGCTACTGGGCAGGTTTAAACCCGGCATTCTCTCCACTGGCCACCACTACCAGCCTGTTTAACGGCGTGGATTACTTGAACTGGATTCAACAATGGGGCGGTTTTGAGCTCTATCAAGAAATCTATGGCCAATACAACATGGTGTATTTGCCTTACGGTATCACCAATAACGAATCTGGCTTCATGGGTCGCACGCCGATTGAAAGCCTCGCCGACCTTGAAGGCAAGCGCTTACGTCTATCGGGTCGTGACCAGGGCCGAGTACTTGAAGAGCTAGGGGGCTCCCAGGTTACATTGGCGGGTGGCGAAGTGTATCAGGCGATTGAGCGCGGCGTGATCGACGCAGGTGAATTCTCTACCCCAGGTGTTGATTTTAACGCAGGTTTTGCTGAAGTTGCTGATTACTGGGCGACGCCTGGCTGGCACCAGTCGGCGAGCGTTTTCGGCGTTATGATCAACAAAGATTCTTGGGACGCTCTGTCTGAAGAGACTCAGGCGAAGCTAAGAACTGCCGCCGAAGCCACCATGGCATGGTCACTCTCGTGGTCGGAGCGTGAATCCACCGATGCCACACGCAAGTTTATTGATGCAGGGGTCACCATTAACCAGTTCTCCGAGGAAGACCTGGCGCGCATTCAGGAAATCACCAACGAGGTGATCGTTCGCGGTGCTTGTGAACACCCGGATCATGCAAAAGTATATCACTCCATGATTACCTACCTAGAAGACTATGCGGCATGGCGTGATGTTACCGCGCCATTCAACATGAGCCGCACTATGGATAACCTGCCCTCACTGGAAGAGATCGAAGCCTGCCTATAA
- a CDS encoding GNAT family N-acetyltransferase, giving the protein MRAGCRVDKPNAVIKQASALGHHATRLQRRRWRALVWLYGPTDKARQQAQRLWEARMWQAPLWVGAEHETPVAPCLPARKARTRLGAEHQLIVVDASGSQGLDPDALGALAGTVSAGGFLVVITPDNWGEQPDPDYARFTDHPWCWESLSAHYLERLASLLTGESTIVHWQVGSRLALPRLPVRDSRATPVDDADCLTADQARAVNALVRLKRRRPLVITADRGRGKSAALGIACARLLQKSVTQLVVTAPRLSSVESLFARVVALCPEGQRLSPSRFQLPSGSSLCFLPPDALNAQVHQATLGGSGSYLLVDEAAAIPAAMLAQWLAAFPRIAFATTVHGYEGSGRGFALRFREVLNRKAPQWRELHLDSPIRWSAGDPLEATIQTLLLLNAPLPEAHARTYCQTASIALTQAQLAKQPELLEKLFGLLVQSHYRTTPSDLRQLLDGPGTSIRTIIAAEEPQAVLVTREEGGFNAALAEQVARGERRPQGHLLAQSLAAHSGSREALTSRWRRVARIAAHPERRREGLGRRLLEDDIANADQQGVALYGATFGAEASLLRFWLALGFVPVRLGITREAATGEYAIMVARALSSEGQAVLASLRDSFAVSLITLLAFELAALPASIVALLLPSIPRLALSAAEVQTIEDVAYAHRDPALARTALQALAREASHWPLGQDVQIAHQQLIAWAFQNQPLAKAHGETVRLIRRATQQIIEQRTLFPSSSGG; this is encoded by the coding sequence ATGCGAGCAGGCTGTCGCGTTGACAAACCTAACGCTGTCATTAAGCAAGCATCGGCCTTGGGGCACCATGCCACCCGCTTGCAGCGTCGCCGCTGGCGGGCGCTGGTATGGCTATATGGGCCGACCGATAAGGCTCGCCAACAGGCGCAACGGTTATGGGAAGCGCGAATGTGGCAGGCGCCGCTGTGGGTGGGGGCTGAGCATGAGACGCCGGTGGCGCCGTGTTTACCAGCCCGTAAAGCTCGCACACGGCTAGGGGCGGAACATCAGCTAATCGTCGTAGACGCCAGTGGTAGCCAGGGATTAGACCCAGATGCCCTGGGCGCATTAGCGGGTACCGTGAGCGCGGGTGGGTTCTTGGTGGTCATCACGCCAGACAACTGGGGCGAACAGCCTGATCCTGATTATGCCCGCTTTACCGATCACCCCTGGTGTTGGGAATCACTGAGCGCCCACTACCTTGAACGTTTGGCATCGCTGCTTACGGGTGAGAGCACTATTGTTCATTGGCAGGTGGGTAGCAGGCTTGCGCTGCCTAGGCTGCCTGTTCGAGACTCGCGTGCAACTCCCGTTGACGACGCCGACTGTCTGACTGCCGACCAAGCTCGTGCGGTGAATGCACTAGTGAGACTAAAGCGTCGCCGACCACTGGTTATAACTGCGGACCGTGGGCGAGGTAAAAGCGCGGCGCTGGGGATTGCCTGTGCCCGCCTGCTACAAAAAAGCGTTACGCAATTGGTGGTGACCGCACCCCGACTTAGTTCAGTGGAAAGCCTGTTTGCGCGAGTGGTAGCGCTATGCCCAGAAGGCCAACGGCTCAGCCCGTCGCGCTTTCAACTACCGAGTGGTAGCTCGCTGTGTTTTCTTCCACCTGATGCGCTAAACGCGCAGGTTCACCAAGCAACACTCGGCGGTAGCGGCAGCTATTTACTTGTCGACGAGGCTGCGGCGATTCCTGCGGCAATGTTAGCTCAGTGGCTTGCTGCATTCCCTCGTATCGCGTTTGCAACCACCGTACATGGCTATGAAGGTTCAGGGCGCGGTTTTGCACTGCGCTTTCGCGAGGTGCTCAATCGAAAAGCACCCCAGTGGCGCGAGCTCCATCTAGATTCTCCTATTCGCTGGTCAGCGGGTGATCCCTTAGAAGCAACTATTCAAACGCTGCTACTGCTCAACGCTCCGTTACCCGAGGCACACGCCCGTACTTACTGTCAGACCGCCTCTATAGCGCTTACTCAGGCGCAGTTAGCCAAGCAGCCTGAGTTGTTAGAGAAACTGTTCGGCTTGCTGGTGCAGTCCCACTATCGCACCACGCCTAGCGACTTACGCCAACTGCTGGATGGCCCTGGCACCTCCATTCGCACAATTATCGCAGCTGAAGAGCCCCAGGCCGTCCTGGTGACTCGGGAAGAGGGCGGCTTTAATGCCGCACTTGCTGAACAAGTGGCTCGTGGTGAGCGACGCCCTCAAGGGCATCTGCTGGCCCAGTCGTTGGCAGCACACAGCGGTAGCCGTGAGGCGTTAACGTCCCGCTGGCGTCGGGTAGCGCGCATTGCCGCTCACCCAGAGCGGCGGCGTGAAGGGTTAGGGCGTCGGTTGTTAGAAGACGATATAGCCAATGCTGACCAGCAGGGCGTGGCGCTGTACGGGGCTACCTTTGGTGCCGAAGCATCGCTGCTGCGTTTTTGGCTGGCGCTTGGGTTTGTGCCTGTTCGCTTAGGCATCACTCGGGAAGCGGCTACCGGCGAGTATGCCATTATGGTGGCGCGTGCGCTTTCCAGCGAAGGGCAAGCAGTGCTGGCATCGCTGCGTGATTCATTTGCGGTCTCGTTGATAACACTACTGGCTTTTGAGTTAGCAGCACTGCCAGCATCGATCGTCGCGTTACTGCTGCCGTCGATACCTCGTTTAGCGCTTAGCGCGGCTGAGGTTCAAACGATAGAAGATGTAGCTTACGCTCATCGTGACCCTGCGTTGGCAAGGACGGCGCTTCAGGCGCTGGCCAGAGAGGCTAGCCACTGGCCGCTAGGGCAAGACGTGCAGATTGCACACCAGCAGTTGATCGCCTGGGCCTTCCAAAACCAACCGTTAGCGAAAGCGCATGGTGAGACGGTGCGCCTGATTCGACGTGCGACTCAGCAAATTATTGAGCAGCGCACGCTTTTCCCCAGTAGCTCAGGCGGGTAA
- a CDS encoding aminoacyl-histidine dipeptidase has translation MNAHLEALAPRLVWQHFRTLCNTPRPSGHEAALVATLEAWADSQGLSHDRDDFGNLRIRKPATPGCESAPGIVLQGHLDMVAQANAGHDHDFTSDPIQTYEKEGWLFADGTTLGADNGLGVAAILAVLEDPELTHGPLEALFTLEEETSMGGALNLAENWLEGSLLLNLDSEDRGQVYIGCAGGADVVVNAQLPITAMQDNEQVISLALTGLKGGHSGMDIDKPLGNANRLLVRVLWALEAFDARLISYHGGTLRNAIPREAFAQIALPADEVDAALAMVETLAHTLKAELGSGDSNMVLKAERVELVDAEPLTRDGSAMLLAALHAAPCGVERMSADVPGVVETSNNLGVLNVESGRFHLCALVRSLHDSATDAMAGRFQALFGLMGARVKVENGYPGWVPNPQSPLLATFNARHAALMGREPEVKVIHAGLECGILGSKYPHLDMISFGPLIRGAHSPDERVEIESVAEFWEMLRDFIETLANSR, from the coding sequence ATGAACGCACATCTAGAAGCCCTCGCGCCACGTTTAGTGTGGCAGCACTTTCGCACACTGTGTAATACGCCACGTCCCTCTGGTCATGAAGCTGCGCTGGTGGCTACGTTGGAGGCCTGGGCTGATTCCCAGGGACTTTCCCACGACCGTGATGACTTTGGCAATCTGCGCATTCGTAAGCCAGCTACGCCTGGCTGTGAAAGCGCGCCAGGCATCGTGCTGCAGGGCCATCTAGATATGGTGGCGCAAGCTAACGCAGGCCATGACCATGATTTCACCAGCGACCCTATTCAGACATATGAAAAAGAGGGTTGGCTATTTGCTGATGGCACCACGCTAGGTGCTGATAATGGCCTTGGTGTCGCCGCTATTCTGGCAGTGCTAGAAGATCCTGAGCTTACTCACGGCCCCTTGGAAGCGCTGTTTACGCTAGAGGAAGAGACCTCTATGGGGGGCGCGCTCAATCTCGCCGAGAACTGGCTGGAAGGGTCATTGCTGCTAAATTTAGACAGCGAAGATCGCGGCCAAGTGTATATCGGCTGCGCGGGCGGCGCTGATGTGGTGGTGAATGCACAGCTTCCCATCACGGCTATGCAAGACAATGAGCAGGTGATTTCGCTGGCGCTGACGGGGCTTAAAGGCGGCCACTCGGGGATGGATATTGATAAGCCCCTGGGCAACGCGAATCGCTTGCTAGTCCGCGTTCTGTGGGCACTGGAAGCCTTTGATGCGCGGTTAATTAGCTACCATGGTGGCACGCTGCGTAATGCCATCCCCCGCGAGGCGTTTGCGCAAATTGCCCTGCCTGCTGATGAGGTTGACGCTGCGCTGGCGATGGTTGAAACGCTTGCCCATACGCTGAAAGCCGAATTGGGCAGTGGCGATAGCAATATGGTGCTTAAAGCTGAGCGTGTGGAGCTGGTTGACGCTGAGCCTCTGACCCGAGATGGCAGTGCGATGCTGCTGGCTGCGCTGCATGCGGCACCCTGTGGGGTCGAACGCATGAGTGCTGATGTGCCGGGGGTAGTGGAAACCTCGAACAATTTGGGCGTATTAAACGTGGAAAGCGGACGTTTCCATCTTTGTGCGTTGGTGCGCTCACTGCATGACAGTGCCACTGATGCGATGGCGGGACGCTTTCAGGCGTTATTTGGCCTGATGGGCGCCAGAGTGAAAGTGGAGAACGGCTACCCAGGTTGGGTTCCCAATCCGCAAAGCCCGTTGCTTGCTACCTTTAACGCCCGGCATGCCGCCTTAATGGGCCGTGAACCCGAGGTTAAAGTGATTCATGCAGGCCTTGAATGCGGCATCTTAGGTAGCAAATACCCGCATTTAGACATGATTTCGTTTGGCCCGCTGATTCGTGGCGCGCATTCTCCAGACGAGCGAGTGGAAATTGAGTCGGTGGCCGAGTTCTGGGAGATGTTGCGCGACTTCATCGAAACGCTGGCGAACTCTCGTTAG
- a CDS encoding Dps family protein, producing the protein MSDTNSIGLHEGSASQLAEKLNHLLANYQIFYMNVRGYHWNVRGSDFFELHAKFEEFYTDLLTKVDEVAERILTLGHKPIHAYSDYVKISRIEEDKDVHDGQTCVKGVLTGYQTLIELQRELLAIASDADDEGTAAQAGDYIREQEKTVWMLNAYLSK; encoded by the coding sequence ATGAGTGATACGAATAGCATTGGCTTACACGAAGGTAGCGCAAGCCAACTAGCTGAGAAACTTAATCACCTGCTGGCCAATTATCAGATCTTCTATATGAACGTTCGTGGCTACCACTGGAATGTCCGAGGTAGCGACTTCTTTGAGCTACATGCGAAATTTGAAGAATTCTATACAGACTTGCTCACCAAAGTAGACGAAGTGGCGGAGCGTATTTTGACGTTAGGCCACAAGCCCATTCATGCGTATAGCGATTATGTGAAAATTTCGCGTATTGAGGAAGATAAAGACGTTCATGATGGTCAAACCTGCGTGAAAGGCGTACTCACAGGTTACCAAACACTGATCGAATTACAGCGGGAACTGCTGGCAATTGCATCGGATGCTGACGATGAAGGCACCGCTGCTCAAGCCGGTGATTATATTCGCGAGCAGGAAAAAACCGTGTGGATGCTCAACGCTTACCTGAGCAAATAA
- a CDS encoding glycerate kinase, protein MNVLLCPDSFKDAVSAEQAANAMANGIQRAAPTATIHLCPLADGGEGSLDALIAATNAERRQLTVQDALGRPRQASWGWLSEQRTAFIELAEASGLQHLTPDQRNALHTTTYGVGELFLAALDAGATKALLFLGGSATNDAGAGMLQALGVKLLDHNGDSLPPGGAALQQLATLDLSTLDPRLDSLEVEAAVDVDNPLLGSRGASAVFGPQKGASPDDVATLDQAIGHFAEQSAQALGRDERELAGAGAAGGMGFAARSFLNATLTPGIEMIMQQAKLPNLLPDVDVVITGEGRLDGQSLSGKTPIGVARAAKRYGKPVIVLAGSLGDGWQACLEEGVTAAFALADGPMTLEDALPRTAELLADRCESIARLWLAR, encoded by the coding sequence GCTTTGCCCCGATAGTTTTAAAGATGCTGTGAGTGCTGAACAAGCGGCAAACGCCATGGCCAATGGTATTCAGCGTGCTGCGCCAACCGCCACAATTCACCTTTGCCCGCTTGCGGATGGCGGCGAGGGCAGCTTGGACGCGCTTATTGCAGCCACCAACGCCGAACGCCGTCAACTAACGGTACAAGATGCCCTGGGGCGGCCGCGTCAAGCATCCTGGGGCTGGCTTAGCGAGCAGCGTACCGCGTTTATCGAATTGGCAGAAGCCAGCGGGTTGCAGCACCTAACCCCTGATCAGCGTAATGCCCTGCATACCACCACTTACGGTGTCGGAGAATTATTTCTTGCAGCGCTGGACGCTGGTGCCACGAAAGCACTGCTTTTTTTAGGTGGCAGCGCTACCAATGATGCAGGGGCAGGGATGCTCCAAGCACTGGGAGTAAAACTATTAGATCATAACGGCGACTCGCTTCCTCCCGGTGGTGCTGCGCTCCAACAGCTTGCAACGCTCGACCTTTCCACGCTCGACCCACGTTTAGACAGCTTAGAAGTTGAAGCTGCCGTGGATGTCGATAACCCACTGCTAGGATCGCGTGGGGCGAGTGCAGTCTTTGGCCCGCAAAAAGGAGCATCACCTGACGATGTCGCCACACTTGACCAAGCGATTGGTCATTTTGCCGAGCAGAGCGCCCAGGCATTGGGGCGCGATGAAAGAGAATTAGCAGGCGCAGGAGCTGCGGGCGGTATGGGATTTGCCGCTCGCAGCTTTCTTAACGCAACCCTTACGCCGGGCATTGAGATGATTATGCAGCAGGCCAAGCTACCCAACCTGCTTCCTGACGTTGACGTAGTAATTACCGGAGAAGGTCGCCTAGATGGTCAAAGCCTTTCGGGTAAAACGCCTATTGGCGTTGCTCGTGCGGCCAAACGCTACGGCAAGCCCGTCATTGTGCTGGCTGGCAGCCTGGGTGATGGATGGCAGGCCTGTCTAGAAGAAGGCGTTACCGCAGCGTTTGCCCTTGCCGATGGCCCGATGACACTTGAGGACGCTCTACCACGTACCGCTGAGCTACTCGCCGATCGCTGTGAGAGTATCGCAAGGCTTTGGCTAGCTCGGTAA